A single genomic interval of Leptospirales bacterium harbors:
- a CDS encoding DUF1577 domain-containing protein → MVTAGASKLDVLLEKDREWDFVKEKDRILFVLRERLQAARFYLKHTDPPAEFYRGEASGEGFIFHCSPELELDGRITLYTTQKRQIEIDFEVGAKPEPGAVELTPVEARIGKIERSYPRALISNGAIHAANFQISKSEITVDPTRPQVANKVVYAEFERQLGQHIPGIKIYEFAQKDRPDETLLLNKKTEGIFIAETGDTESWRGRAPGCLDYFALLEDEEKGLADRKRRQYTDRSIQSLLALPILYEMPDGRQQPIAFFYCETRRGLAALTPAAVSRLQDANKDIIDRIEDANLITVKDKQTVVNISEGGVALELTNAELLKYLPHRRTVTFDLVFRMQAPLRFRGAVCHIHRSTPQSMVVGVNLEGSGHSDFRKGVRERLKSLVSMLKG, encoded by the coding sequence ATGGTCACAGCAGGCGCTAGCAAACTGGACGTGCTCCTGGAGAAGGATCGGGAGTGGGACTTTGTCAAGGAGAAGGATCGCATATTGTTTGTACTGCGCGAGCGCCTGCAAGCGGCGCGCTTCTATCTGAAGCATACCGATCCGCCGGCCGAGTTTTATCGCGGCGAGGCCTCGGGCGAAGGCTTCATCTTTCATTGTTCGCCGGAGCTTGAGCTGGATGGGCGTATTACGCTCTATACAACCCAGAAGCGTCAGATTGAGATCGACTTTGAAGTCGGCGCCAAGCCAGAACCAGGCGCCGTGGAGTTGACGCCAGTCGAGGCGCGGATCGGCAAGATCGAACGCTCTTATCCGCGCGCCTTGATTTCCAACGGCGCCATTCACGCCGCTAATTTCCAGATTTCCAAGAGTGAAATCACGGTCGATCCAACCCGGCCGCAGGTAGCCAACAAGGTAGTCTATGCTGAGTTTGAACGTCAGCTGGGCCAGCACATCCCGGGCATCAAGATCTATGAGTTTGCGCAGAAGGATCGCCCCGACGAAACTCTCTTGTTGAACAAGAAGACCGAGGGCATCTTCATAGCCGAGACAGGCGACACGGAAAGCTGGCGGGGACGGGCGCCGGGTTGCCTGGATTACTTTGCGTTGCTGGAAGATGAGGAAAAGGGCCTGGCCGATCGCAAACGGCGTCAGTATACAGACCGCTCCATCCAATCATTGTTAGCCCTTCCCATTCTTTACGAAATGCCCGACGGACGTCAGCAACCGATCGCCTTTTTCTACTGTGAGACGCGCCGCGGCCTGGCAGCGCTTACGCCGGCGGCCGTCAGTCGCCTGCAAGATGCTAACAAGGATATCATCGATCGCATTGAAGACGCAAATCTGATTACGGTAAAGGACAAGCAGACGGTGGTAAACATCAGCGAGGGCGGCGTGGCCCTGGAACTGACCAATGCTGAATTGCTGAAGTATTTGCCCCACCGCCGTACGGTTACCTTCGATCTTGTGTTTCGCATGCAGGCCCCGCTGCGTTTTCGCGGCGCCGTGTGCCATATCCACCGCAGTACGCCGCAATCAATGGTGGTCGGCGTCAACCTCGAGGGATCCGGCCACAGCGACTTTCGCAAGGGGGTCCGCGAAAGACTGAAGAGCCTGGTCAGCATGCTCAAGGGCTAA
- the hisE gene encoding phosphoribosyl-ATP diphosphatase yields the protein MQFFIELENLLRRRKAELPEGSYTARLFREGLDRILKKVGEEAGEVIIAAKNNDREELIHETADLVFHLQVMLVERGLSIQEIEAALRKRHAGA from the coding sequence ATGCAGTTTTTCATTGAGCTCGAAAACTTGCTCCGTCGTCGTAAGGCGGAGCTGCCCGAAGGCTCCTATACAGCGCGGCTGTTTCGCGAGGGATTGGATCGCATTCTCAAAAAGGTGGGCGAAGAAGCGGGCGAGGTTATTATCGCGGCAAAAAACAATGACCGTGAGGAATTGATCCACGAAACTGCAGACCTCGTTTTTCACCTGCAGGTAATGCTGGTGGAACGCGGCCTTTCAATCCAGGAGATCGAGGCGGCGTTGCGAAAACGCCATGCAGGCGCTTGA
- the hisF gene encoding imidazole glycerol phosphate synthase subunit HisF, translated as MLAVRIIPCLDVKDGRVVKGVNFVDLRDAGDPVENARFYAESGADELCFLDITASSDRREIVRDLVERVAEEIFIPFTVGGGIRTVDDCYSILHAGADKVSINTAAFQDPRLLEQAAGKFGSQCIVCAIDVRRRQGADETMQFEVYLHGGRTATGVDAIVWAREAERRGAGEILLTSMDRDGARNGYDLELLRAVRGAVSTPVIASGGAGEPQHLVEAIVEGRADAALAASIFHFREYTIDQVKDQLAARDLPVRRRENAVFH; from the coding sequence GTGCTGGCGGTGCGTATCATTCCCTGTCTGGATGTAAAGGACGGCCGGGTGGTCAAAGGCGTGAACTTCGTCGATCTGCGCGATGCTGGCGATCCTGTTGAGAATGCGCGCTTTTACGCGGAGAGCGGCGCCGATGAGCTTTGTTTTCTGGACATCACTGCCAGCTCCGATCGGCGCGAAATCGTTCGCGATCTGGTGGAGCGCGTGGCGGAAGAAATCTTCATCCCGTTTACGGTGGGCGGCGGCATCCGCACAGTGGACGATTGTTACAGTATCCTGCATGCCGGCGCAGACAAGGTCTCGATCAATACGGCGGCTTTCCAGGACCCCCGCTTGCTGGAGCAGGCTGCCGGAAAATTCGGTTCGCAATGCATCGTTTGCGCCATTGATGTCCGGCGTCGGCAGGGTGCGGATGAGACCATGCAGTTCGAAGTATATTTGCATGGCGGTCGCACCGCTACTGGCGTCGATGCCATCGTCTGGGCGCGCGAGGCGGAGCGCCGCGGGGCCGGCGAGATTCTTTTGACCAGCATGGACCGCGATGGCGCTCGCAATGGCTACGATCTGGAACTACTGCGCGCCGTGCGCGGGGCGGTGTCCACGCCAGTCATTGCGTCGGGCGGCGCCGGCGAACCGCAGCACCTGGTCGAAGCGATCGTCGAGGGCCGCGCCGACGCCGCGCTGGCCGCTTCCATTTTTCATTTTCGAGAGTACACTATTGATCAGGTAAAAGACCAGCTGGCGGCGCGCGATTTGCCAGTGCGGCGGAGAGAGAATGCAGTTTTTCATTGA
- a CDS encoding OmpA family protein: MLLLAQWLPAQPAAHNQDLAGAQTTAAEVNPAADSPSTRSPQDSVLVQNLELPNWQGDDYAPQISPDGRFLVFQSDRPGRFENHNLWYSENKNAADRLGPADWTIPAPLALPLEERPSPTMRITRPIGSLEDPAGAFSPNTNGFDGMASLVYRNGQPVEIYFTASADGQNGRVGQAGMNLYFSRYRDQRWSEVREIQEVSSDFDDRMPFVSQDGKRLYFSSNRPGGQGGYDLWYSERDLSSGLWSRPVNAGPAVNTRFHEISPQLDPQGRQLFFSSDRPGGLGSYDLYVSRWSEDSWGAPQNLGEPFNSSRDEEYFSIPADGLWAYFASDRRFDRARGEFDLYRVTLPEYLRTPTAVLFSAQILDGVTRRALGVAATVRIIGGAQEMVERSRIMRRDPGDEEVNNFSQRLASGRIYRLVFSAPGYAPQELSLDYRGNLPAEALDRRVILLRPLETQNPDGGAETQPPGAAEEQLIEGRVVDASNNLPLPGARVLLAMAGKPPAEVRIGREGEFRLRIAAGQQFRLDASAIDFRPRSESYRATPDLRRIILALQPLGGGGPPCPGEAPECLDNLRVYFDINSSALRPAEQRALDAVVRIMKAHPEVRIEIRGHTDHTNTQEYNQRLSESRARSVLEYLLRAGLAPERLAQTGRSFLEPAVTPESGVRERSQNRRVEFRRILENP; the protein is encoded by the coding sequence ATGCTGCTGCTGGCTCAGTGGCTGCCGGCTCAGCCAGCGGCGCATAACCAGGATCTGGCCGGCGCCCAGACGACCGCCGCTGAAGTCAATCCGGCGGCAGATTCGCCGTCCACGCGTTCGCCGCAAGATTCAGTCCTGGTGCAAAATCTGGAGCTGCCCAACTGGCAGGGCGACGATTACGCTCCACAGATCAGTCCCGACGGGCGCTTTCTGGTCTTTCAATCGGATCGCCCCGGCCGATTCGAGAATCACAATCTCTGGTACTCCGAAAACAAGAACGCTGCCGATCGTCTGGGCCCCGCGGACTGGACCATCCCTGCGCCCCTGGCCCTGCCGCTGGAGGAACGTCCCTCGCCGACGATGCGCATAACAAGGCCCATTGGATCGCTGGAAGATCCGGCCGGCGCGTTTTCGCCCAACACCAACGGATTCGACGGTATGGCTTCGCTGGTCTATCGCAACGGCCAGCCGGTGGAGATCTATTTTACGGCAAGCGCCGACGGCCAGAACGGGCGAGTCGGCCAGGCCGGAATGAATCTCTATTTTTCGCGCTATCGCGATCAACGATGGAGTGAAGTGCGCGAGATCCAGGAAGTCAGCAGCGATTTCGATGATCGCATGCCCTTTGTTTCGCAGGATGGGAAGCGGCTTTACTTCAGCTCCAATCGACCCGGCGGGCAGGGCGGCTACGATCTGTGGTACAGCGAGCGAGATCTCAGCAGCGGCCTGTGGTCGCGTCCGGTGAATGCCGGACCGGCGGTCAATACGCGCTTCCATGAAATTTCCCCGCAACTGGATCCGCAAGGTCGCCAGCTTTTCTTTTCTTCCGATCGGCCTGGCGGGCTTGGCAGTTATGACCTTTACGTCAGTCGCTGGTCGGAGGATTCATGGGGCGCTCCACAGAATCTGGGCGAACCCTTCAACAGTAGCCGCGATGAGGAGTATTTCAGCATTCCGGCGGACGGTCTCTGGGCCTATTTTGCCAGCGATCGTCGCTTTGATCGAGCGCGCGGTGAATTTGATCTGTATCGCGTGACCTTGCCGGAGTACTTGCGGACTCCGACGGCAGTCCTCTTCAGCGCGCAAATCCTGGATGGCGTCACGCGCCGCGCGCTTGGCGTAGCGGCAACTGTGCGAATCATCGGCGGCGCTCAAGAAATGGTGGAACGCAGTCGGATCATGCGACGCGACCCGGGCGATGAAGAAGTGAACAACTTCAGTCAGCGACTGGCCAGCGGCCGCATCTATCGTCTGGTTTTTTCGGCGCCCGGTTACGCTCCACAGGAACTCAGTCTGGACTACCGCGGCAACCTGCCAGCCGAGGCTCTGGACCGTCGCGTAATTCTGCTGCGACCGCTTGAAACGCAAAATCCGGACGGCGGCGCAGAAACTCAACCGCCCGGCGCCGCCGAGGAGCAGCTGATCGAGGGGCGCGTGGTCGACGCCAGCAACAACCTCCCGCTGCCCGGGGCCAGGGTCTTGCTGGCAATGGCCGGCAAGCCGCCCGCCGAAGTGCGCATTGGTCGCGAGGGCGAATTCAGACTGCGCATTGCGGCAGGGCAGCAGTTCCGCCTGGATGCAAGCGCTATCGACTTCAGGCCGCGCAGCGAGTCCTACCGTGCCACTCCCGATTTACGTCGCATCATTCTTGCGCTGCAACCGCTTGGCGGCGGCGGGCCGCCCTGTCCAGGCGAGGCGCCCGAGTGTCTCGATAATCTGCGCGTTTATTTTGACATCAACAGTAGCGCCCTTCGACCAGCCGAGCAGCGGGCGCTTGATGCGGTGGTGCGCATTATGAAGGCCCATCCGGAAGTGCGCATTGAGATTCGCGGCCATACCGACCATACCAACACCCAGGAATACAACCAGCGCCTTTCGGAGAGCCGGGCGCGGAGCGTGCTGGAGTATTTGCTTCGTGCTGGACTGGCCCCGGAGCGGTTAGCGCAGACCGGCCGCAGTTTTCTGGAGCCGGCCGTCACGCCGGAGTCAGGAGTTCGCGAAAGATCGCAAAATCGCAGGGTAGAATTTCGTCGAATACTTGAGAATCCTTGA
- a CDS encoding CoA ester lyase, with the protein MTHPREALFPGEKEFPVIPSCEHFAGNEKMIQKALALQDEKGPVFDITQDCEDGAPTGQEKEHAEMIVRITNSDANKFKMAGARIHDPSSKHWKQDVEILVKGAGERLAYLTIPKPTAAVQVKEMIEYIQATAQKAGLKRSIPIHVLVETHGALREVDQIASLPWMQVLDFGLMDFISGHFGAIPLMNMKSPGQFEHELLRRAKAEMVSTALAHGVIPAHNVTLDLKNYEQTKADASRARYQFGFLRMWSIYPTQIDAIVEAMKPDHSEVEKGVQVLLKAQDANWGPIQHDGELHDRATYRGFWTLVQRAKLSGQPVGAAADQRWFS; encoded by the coding sequence ATGACTCACCCCCGCGAGGCTCTTTTTCCGGGCGAGAAGGAATTTCCCGTAATTCCAAGCTGCGAGCACTTCGCCGGCAATGAAAAGATGATCCAAAAGGCGCTGGCGCTGCAGGATGAAAAGGGCCCGGTCTTTGATATCACGCAGGATTGCGAGGACGGAGCGCCTACCGGTCAGGAAAAAGAACACGCCGAGATGATTGTGCGCATCACTAACTCGGATGCCAACAAGTTCAAGATGGCCGGCGCACGCATCCATGATCCCAGCAGCAAGCACTGGAAGCAGGACGTCGAAATCCTGGTTAAGGGCGCTGGCGAACGACTGGCCTACCTCACCATCCCCAAGCCGACGGCCGCCGTTCAGGTGAAGGAGATGATCGAATATATCCAGGCCACGGCCCAGAAGGCAGGCCTGAAGCGCAGCATACCAATTCACGTGCTTGTGGAAACCCATGGCGCCCTGCGCGAAGTGGACCAGATTGCTTCGTTGCCCTGGATGCAGGTGCTGGATTTTGGTCTCATGGATTTTATCTCCGGTCACTTTGGCGCCATTCCGCTTATGAATATGAAAAGCCCGGGACAGTTCGAACATGAACTGTTGCGTCGAGCAAAAGCGGAAATGGTCTCCACCGCGCTGGCCCACGGGGTAATACCGGCGCACAACGTTACACTGGATCTGAAAAACTACGAGCAAACCAAAGCGGATGCGAGCCGCGCTCGCTACCAATTTGGCTTCCTGCGTATGTGGTCGATTTATCCGACGCAGATTGACGCCATAGTTGAGGCAATGAAGCCGGATCACAGCGAGGTAGAAAAGGGCGTGCAGGTCTTACTGAAGGCTCAGGACGCCAATTGGGGGCCCATTCAGCATGACGGCGAGCTACACGATCGCGCCACCTACCGCGGCTTCTGGACCCTGGTGCAACGCGCCAAGCTTTCCGGCCAGCCCGTAGGCGCGGCGGCGGATCAGCGCTGGTTCAGTTAA
- a CDS encoding sodium:proton antiporter has protein sequence MWRRNVVFFLAILCLPGALLAEGGEHPHTPISVFWVAPFALMLLAIAVVPMIHAHFWEKNLWWISLGIFAAPMAAALATVLRDPLGELAIEKAEEYISFILLLGSLFVISGGILVTGKIRGTPSVNTLFLLFGTVLASFVGTTGASMLLIRPLLRALQERRRKAHVIVFFIFLVSNVGGLLTPLGDPPLFLGYLSGVPFEWTLRLFPQWALASGILLTLFFFLDFYIYRRDGHAHFDTGPLLESELEVLRSEVDDSIERLDIPKLREGPGVSLKMLLRVRETLLRTREALEHLAAERRGGGLRIRGGLQFLLLVGVVAGIYGQGLLKKAFPDWWPSFGPQELWMLLLAGVSLLVAPVKGDLRTRNGFSFGPIKEVALLFAGIFATMIPSLYILESHGASLGLKSEWQFFWVTGALSSFLDNAPTYLTFLAVAKGLAASAGLPNDLGFVLNDGGHLTAGLLAAISTGAVFMGANSYIGNGPNFMVRAIAEQEDVKMPSFFGYMAYSGAILIPIFILLTFVFFI, from the coding sequence ATGTGGCGTCGCAATGTCGTCTTCTTCCTGGCAATCCTTTGCTTGCCAGGCGCCTTACTGGCCGAAGGAGGCGAGCATCCGCATACGCCGATTTCAGTTTTCTGGGTGGCGCCCTTTGCCTTGATGCTTCTGGCAATTGCCGTTGTTCCGATGATCCACGCCCATTTCTGGGAGAAGAACCTGTGGTGGATCTCGCTGGGCATTTTTGCTGCGCCAATGGCTGCGGCCCTGGCCACGGTGCTGCGCGATCCGCTGGGCGAATTGGCCATTGAGAAAGCCGAAGAATACATATCTTTTATTCTGCTGCTTGGCAGTCTATTTGTGATTTCTGGCGGCATCCTTGTAACAGGCAAGATTCGTGGAACGCCTTCGGTCAACACGCTCTTCCTGCTCTTTGGCACAGTGCTGGCCAGTTTTGTAGGCACGACCGGCGCATCGATGCTCTTGATTCGACCGCTGTTGCGCGCCCTGCAGGAGCGGCGCAGAAAGGCGCATGTCATAGTATTCTTTATCTTTCTGGTAAGCAATGTCGGCGGGCTGCTGACCCCGCTGGGCGATCCGCCGCTGTTCCTGGGCTATCTGTCTGGCGTTCCGTTTGAATGGACTTTACGACTGTTCCCGCAATGGGCGCTGGCCTCTGGCATTCTACTTACGCTTTTTTTCTTTCTCGATTTCTACATCTACCGGCGCGACGGCCATGCACATTTTGATACGGGACCATTGCTGGAAAGCGAGCTGGAAGTGCTGCGCAGCGAAGTCGATGATAGCATCGAGCGTCTGGACATTCCTAAATTGCGCGAAGGACCAGGCGTCAGCCTGAAGATGTTGTTACGAGTTCGCGAGACGCTGCTGCGCACGCGCGAGGCCCTTGAGCACCTTGCTGCCGAACGGCGCGGCGGAGGATTGCGCATTCGCGGCGGCCTGCAATTCTTGCTGCTGGTCGGCGTGGTTGCCGGAATCTACGGGCAGGGTCTGCTAAAAAAGGCCTTCCCCGACTGGTGGCCGTCCTTTGGACCGCAGGAGTTGTGGATGCTGTTGCTGGCTGGCGTTTCGTTGTTGGTCGCTCCAGTGAAGGGCGATCTGCGTACGCGCAACGGTTTCAGCTTTGGTCCAATCAAGGAAGTGGCGCTGTTGTTTGCCGGAATCTTTGCCACAATGATTCCCTCGCTCTATATTCTGGAGAGCCATGGCGCGAGCCTGGGTTTAAAAAGCGAATGGCAATTCTTCTGGGTCACGGGAGCGCTTTCTTCTTTTCTGGACAACGCACCGACTTATCTGACCTTTCTGGCGGTGGCCAAGGGTCTGGCGGCAAGCGCCGGGCTGCCAAACGACCTTGGATTCGTGCTCAATGACGGCGGCCATTTGACGGCAGGCCTGCTGGCGGCCATCTCCACTGGCGCCGTATTCATGGGCGCCAATTCCTATATTGGCAATGGACCCAACTTCATGGTACGTGCCATTGCCGAGCAGGAGGATGTCAAGATGCCAAGTTTCTTTGGCTATATGGCCTACTCCGGCGCCATACTGATTCCGATCTTCATCCTGTTGACCTTTGTGTTCTTTATATGA
- the hisS gene encoding histidine--tRNA ligase, whose amino-acid sequence MALSTKPYIGSRDFYPEQMEFRNWMFGVQRQVCRSYGFEEYAAPLLEPLDLYRAKSSEEIVSEQLYRFVDRGEREVAIRPELTPSLARMVAARLQELPRPLRWFNIGNFMRYERPGRGRLREFFQLNVDLLGSTSPLADLELITLAVDLLRAYGAQPQSYQLRYSDRRLLDSWLSTVDVDMRRAIGRLIDKRDKIGGPAFEEQLQALCNDPGLCESVQQLLALKSEELPALAAAGRVDAKAAELLAWLPGELQRRGYGDECRFDPAIVRGFDYYTGFIFELYDLHPDNNRALFGGGRYDRLVGMFGKEELPAVGFGMGDVTLENFLRSRQLVPDFALRRQGAYLVMMGSELAGELGRLAFELRSAGLEAEIALESTKKLGRQLETADRKKRRFALILGEEELQKDVVRVKDFDRGDQADCPRSGLVEFLRERQAPGAARVEPKS is encoded by the coding sequence ATGGCGCTTTCCACCAAACCCTACATTGGCTCGCGTGACTTTTACCCCGAGCAGATGGAGTTCCGCAACTGGATGTTCGGCGTACAGCGCCAGGTCTGTCGCAGCTACGGCTTCGAGGAGTATGCGGCGCCGTTGCTTGAACCGCTGGATCTCTACCGCGCCAAATCTTCGGAAGAAATCGTAAGCGAACAGCTCTACCGATTTGTGGATCGCGGCGAGCGCGAGGTGGCCATTCGGCCGGAGCTCACCCCCAGTCTGGCGCGTATGGTCGCCGCCAGGCTGCAGGAATTGCCGCGTCCGCTGCGCTGGTTCAACATTGGGAATTTCATGCGCTACGAGCGGCCTGGTCGGGGAAGGCTTCGCGAATTCTTCCAGTTGAATGTCGATTTGCTGGGTTCGACATCGCCGCTGGCCGATCTCGAGTTGATTACGCTGGCAGTGGATTTGCTGCGGGCCTATGGGGCCCAGCCACAAAGCTACCAATTGCGCTATAGCGACCGACGCCTGCTGGATAGCTGGCTCAGCACTGTTGATGTCGATATGCGGCGCGCCATAGGTCGACTGATCGACAAGCGCGACAAGATTGGCGGGCCAGCCTTTGAGGAGCAGCTGCAGGCGCTATGCAACGATCCCGGACTCTGCGAATCGGTGCAGCAACTGCTGGCGCTCAAGAGCGAGGAGCTGCCGGCGCTGGCCGCCGCCGGGCGCGTCGACGCTAAGGCCGCCGAGCTGCTGGCCTGGCTGCCAGGCGAGCTGCAGCGCCGCGGCTACGGCGACGAATGCCGCTTTGATCCGGCAATCGTGCGCGGTTTTGACTACTACACCGGCTTCATCTTTGAACTCTACGACTTGCATCCCGACAACAATCGGGCGCTCTTTGGCGGCGGTCGCTACGACCGTCTGGTCGGCATGTTTGGCAAGGAGGAGCTGCCGGCGGTTGGGTTTGGCATGGGCGACGTTACCCTGGAGAATTTTCTGCGCAGCCGCCAGCTGGTTCCGGACTTCGCGCTGCGACGTCAGGGCGCTTATCTTGTGATGATGGGTTCGGAGCTGGCCGGCGAGCTTGGCCGCCTGGCCTTTGAATTGCGCAGCGCCGGTCTGGAGGCCGAGATTGCTCTGGAAAGCACAAAGAAGCTGGGCCGACAGCTGGAGACTGCCGATCGAAAGAAGCGTCGCTTTGCCTTGATCCTTGGCGAGGAAGAGCTGCAGAAGGATGTCGTTCGAGTGAAGGACTTCGACCGCGGCGATCAGGCCGACTGCCCGCGTTCCGGCCTGGTCGAATTCTTGCGGGAGCGACAGGCGCCGGGTGCGGCCAGAGTCGAACCGAAGTCCTGA